CATGGCATGAAGATCGATGTAAAACGCAAAATATACCTAGTTAGCATCGATAAAATCGATAATAACAACGATGATGTCCACGACAGCTCCTTCTGCTGCCGATTATTGTCTGCATTGCCAAAAATATCCAGCGATATCAGATCATCAAATGAGAATGATTCTTGTTATTATCCTATGAAATGGTTATCATCGCGGCCCTGGCAGGCATGCAGTGGCGCCTTGATTCATCCATAATAGAGCAGAACACAGCACAGAAAAAACATGACGGCCAACCGCCACGATACGAATACTTTGAACGCTCACCCCACCAATTTCTCGCCATCCAGCCAGGGCCTGACCGCCGGCGCCTTCGCCTGATGCAGGAGCCGCACGCCCGGATGCCGCTGCGCGAAGCGCACGGCGTGCGCCTGCGCCGCTGGGCCTGGACCGCCGCCGGCGCCCTGATGGTGCTGCTGGGGATCATCGGCGCCATGCTGCCCGTCATGCCGACGACGATTTTCCTGATCCTCGCCCTGGCCTGCTTCAGCCGCGCCTCGCCGCGCCTCGAGCACTGGCTGCTGCAGCATCCCCGCTTCGGTCCGCCGCTGCGCCAGTGGCGCGAACACCGTGCCGTCTCGAGGCGCGGCAAGGCCATGGCTTGCCTGGGCATGGCCATCGGCTTCGTCGCCATGTGCCTGGGCCACCCGCCGTGGTGGGTCATCGCCATAGTGGGCGCCATGGAAATCGCCGTCCTCGTCTACCTGTTGCGGCGGCCCGAAGGCCCTGCCGCCAGCGGAGCAGAATCTGCCCGTGAAGAGGGTCGTGGCGGGCAGTAAACCGCCCTGCCCGCATGCAAAAAACGGCAAGTGAGCCGAACCACACATAAAAACACCGCGATGCGCGCGCAGGGCGCGTCGAACTTTTCACCAAGATGCGGCTCCACCATGCCAGTCCACGTGATTAAATTCGGCAAGTGATCCACTTTCCCGCTTTTTCAACTTGAAAACCGGCGCATAGACATTATTTGCATATTCAAAGCAAGATTCTGTCGTAGGAGTAATAACACGATCGGAGGTATACTACGCAACCGACGTAGCAGGCCGGGCGATTTGGCCCCTGCAAGCAAGCCTGTCACGGTCCAATAAAAAAGGAAACACTGCATGACCACATCACACCGTACGCCGGTGATTCGCATCGATGGCGCGAACAAGACCTTCGCGCTGCCCAAAGGCGAACAATTCCACGCGGTCAAATCGGTCACGCTGGAAGTCTATCCCGGTGATATTTTCGGCCTGATCGGCAAGAGCGGCGCCGGCAAATCGACCTTGCTGCGCCTGATTAACCTGCTCGAACGTCCCGACAGCGGCACCATTACCGTGGCCGGGCGCGAACTGACACGCCTGGGCAAGAGCGAATTGCGCGACGCGCGCCAGAACATCGGCATGATTTTCCAGCAGTTCAACCTGCTGCAAAACGCCAGCGTCTTCGACAACGTCGCCTTCCCCCTGAAAATCCATGGCACCACCAAGGGCGAGCAGATCGCCGCCAGGGTCGAGGAATGCCTGGCGCTCGTCGGCCTGTCCGACAAGCTGCACAGCTATCCGGCCCAATTGTCCGGCGGGCAGAAGCAGCGCGTGGCGATCGCCCGCGCCCTGGCCAGCCACCCCGACGTGCTGCTGTGCGACGAGCCGACGTCCGCGCTGGACGCAGAAACCACGCGCGCCCTGCTCGACACCCTGCGCGACATCAATGCGCGCCTTGGCGTGACCATCGTCATCGTCAGCCATGAGCTGTCGGTGCTGGGCGCCATCTGCAACCGCGTCGCCGTCGTGGAAAACGGCGCCATCGCCGAACAATTCGACTTGAGCGACACGGCCACCCCGCGCAAGACGGCGCTGGGACGCGAGCTGGCGTACTACGGCACCGAGGCGTTTGAAGCCACCGCATGGAAGGATGCAACACATGTTTGAAGAATCGATCAATAACGTCATCAACCTGCTGCCGGAAATCTGGGTGGCGCTGGGCCAGACCATGACCATGCTGGGCATTGGATTGACGGCCGCCATCCTGATCGGCGGCCCGCTGGGCATTGTGCTGTTTCTCGTCTCGGAAGGCCAGTCGCTGGAAAACCGTCCGCTGTCGATGATCCTCGGCTGGCTGGTCAATACCGTGCGCAGCTTCCCCTTCATCATCTTGCTGGTCGCCCTGACGCCGTTTACGCGCATTATCGCGGGCACCTCGATCGGCCCGCTGGCCGCTGCCGTGCCGCTGTCGTTCGCCGCCATTCCCTACCTGGCGCGCCTGGTGGAACAGAACCTGCGCGAAGTGCCGCGCGGCGTGATCGAGGCGGCGCACGCCATGGGCGCGTCGGAAATGCAGATCATCTTCCGCGTGCTGCTGGTCGAAGCGCGCTCCGGCCTGGTGCTGGCGCTGACCGTGCTGTCGATCAGCTTCCTGTCGTATTCGGCCGTGGCCGGCGTGGTGGGCGGCGGCGGCATCGGCGACCTGGCCATCCGCTACGGCTACTACCGCTTCGAGACGGACATCATGGTCGCCACCGTGGCCATCCTGATCGTGCTGGTGCAAACCATTCAGTTCGCCGGCACGCGCATCGCCAAGCGCCTCGACAAACGTTAATTCATCTTTAGTATTTCAGTACAAGGAAAAGCATGAACCATATTCGCCGCAACCTGCTGCTGGCCGCCGCCAGCCTGGCCTTCGCCACCGCCGCTCACGCCAAGGACCCGAAAGAACTCGTCATCGGCACCAGCTCCGGCCCGTATTCGGACCAGCTGAAGCTGGGCATCAAACCCATCCTGGAAAAACAGGGCTACAAGGTCAAGATCGTCGAATTCAACGACTACGTGCAGCCGAACTACGCGCTGGCCGAAGGCTCGCTGGACGCCAACGTGTTCCAGCACATCGTGTATCTGACCAAGTTCGCCACCGATAACAAGCTGCCCTTGAGCTCCCTCATCACCGTGCCAACCATGCCCATCGGCCTGTACGGCGGCAAGCAAAAAACCCTGGCGGACGTCAAGAACGGCGCCACCATCACCATGCCGAACGACCCGACCAACCAGGCGCGCGCGCTGGTCATGCTGGCCAAGATGGGCTGGATCAAGCTGAAACCGAACGTCGACCCGCTGCGCGCGTCCGAACGCGACGTGCTGGACAACCCGAAGAAGCTGAAACTGGTGCCGCTGGAAGCGGCGCAGCTGCCACGTTCGCTGGCCGACGCCGACTACGCTTTCGTCAATGGCAACTTCGCCCTGGCCGCCGGCATGAAGCTGACCTCGGCCCTCGCCGTGGAAAAGATCTCGGACAGCTACATCAACCTGGTGGCCATCCGCACGGCCGACAAGGCCAAGCCATGGGTCAAGGACCTGGAAGCGGCCTACCGCTCGCGCGCCTTCCTCGACGCGACGAACAAATACCTGGCCGGCTACGAAAAGACGGACTACCAGCTGGCGCTGGAAAAGACGCTGAAAAAATAAGGCAAAGCGCTGCACGCAAAAAAACGGCCAGGTTCACACCTGGCCGTTTTTTTTGCGCGCCACTGTGGCGCTATCAGCACTTAGAAACGGTAGCCGACACCTACGCCGATCAGGACAGGATCAACCTTGACTTCGCTGATCTTGGCGCCACCGGCCAGTACGTCGCTGCGGATCTGCACTTTCTTGATGTCGAAGTTCAGCGACCAGTTTTTGTCCAGCTTGTAGTCGACGCCAGCTTGCAGCGAGAAGCCCCAGCTGTCATGTTCCAGGCGGCCGGCGCCATTCAGCAATTTCACGTCCGAGATATTCGTGTAGTTCACGCCTGCGCCGACGTATGGGCTGAACTGTTTTTCAGGCATGAAGTGGTATTGCAGCGACAGGGTCGGCGGCAAATGCTTGAAGCTGCCGATCTTCGTGCCGGACAAGGTGACGTCATGCTTTTGCGGGTACGTCAGGATCAGTTCGGCAGCGATGTTCGGGGTGAAGAAGTACGAAATATCGATTTCCGGAATCGTCTTGCTGCTGACGTGAATCAGGTCGGATGCGCCGACGCCACCCACAGGAGCAGATTTGTTGGCCGGATCGATATGCACGGCGCGCGCACGGACCAGCCATGGGCT
Above is a genomic segment from Janthinobacterium sp. 64 containing:
- a CDS encoding YbaN family protein; translation: MQEPHARMPLREAHGVRLRRWAWTAAGALMVLLGIIGAMLPVMPTTIFLILALACFSRASPRLEHWLLQHPRFGPPLRQWREHRAVSRRGKAMACLGMAIGFVAMCLGHPPWWVIAIVGAMEIAVLVYLLRRPEGPAASGAESAREEGRGGQ
- a CDS encoding methionine ABC transporter permease encodes the protein MFEESINNVINLLPEIWVALGQTMTMLGIGLTAAILIGGPLGIVLFLVSEGQSLENRPLSMILGWLVNTVRSFPFIILLVALTPFTRIIAGTSIGPLAAAVPLSFAAIPYLARLVEQNLREVPRGVIEAAHAMGASEMQIIFRVLLVEARSGLVLALTVLSISFLSYSAVAGVVGGGGIGDLAIRYGYYRFETDIMVATVAILIVLVQTIQFAGTRIAKRLDKR
- a CDS encoding OmpW/AlkL family protein, producing the protein MKKSATAAAIVLAAIGAFAGNAMAQESPWLVRARAVHIDPANKSAPVGGVGASDLIHVSSKTIPEIDISYFFTPNIAAELILTYPQKHDVTLSGTKIGSFKHLPPTLSLQYHFMPEKQFSPYVGAGVNYTNISDVKLLNGAGRLEHDSWGFSLQAGVDYKLDKNWSLNFDIKKVQIRSDVLAGGAKISEVKVDPVLIGVGVGYRF
- a CDS encoding methionine ABC transporter ATP-binding protein, producing the protein MTTSHRTPVIRIDGANKTFALPKGEQFHAVKSVTLEVYPGDIFGLIGKSGAGKSTLLRLINLLERPDSGTITVAGRELTRLGKSELRDARQNIGMIFQQFNLLQNASVFDNVAFPLKIHGTTKGEQIAARVEECLALVGLSDKLHSYPAQLSGGQKQRVAIARALASHPDVLLCDEPTSALDAETTRALLDTLRDINARLGVTIVIVSHELSVLGAICNRVAVVENGAIAEQFDLSDTATPRKTALGRELAYYGTEAFEATAWKDATHV
- a CDS encoding MetQ/NlpA family ABC transporter substrate-binding protein, coding for MNHIRRNLLLAAASLAFATAAHAKDPKELVIGTSSGPYSDQLKLGIKPILEKQGYKVKIVEFNDYVQPNYALAEGSLDANVFQHIVYLTKFATDNKLPLSSLITVPTMPIGLYGGKQKTLADVKNGATITMPNDPTNQARALVMLAKMGWIKLKPNVDPLRASERDVLDNPKKLKLVPLEAAQLPRSLADADYAFVNGNFALAAGMKLTSALAVEKISDSYINLVAIRTADKAKPWVKDLEAAYRSRAFLDATNKYLAGYEKTDYQLALEKTLKK